In Rhineura floridana isolate rRhiFlo1 chromosome 22, rRhiFlo1.hap2, whole genome shotgun sequence, a single genomic region encodes these proteins:
- the JTB gene encoding protein JTB isoform X3, which translates to MSMLLLYREGYMTILLLLSLLLFTLVSHFIHKKKPQSDLTRLAEVAFESDGKNPASLPGVTLCWQSEEFVVTQQCAPCQSFQAKTVPECSATGFVEQINCSDSKKGEFKSRWPCFLG; encoded by the exons ATGAGTATGTTATTGTTATATAGGGAGGGATATATGACTATATTATTACTACTATCACTGTTATTATTTACACTTGTCAGTCACTTTATACACAAGAAGAAGCCTCAAAGTGACTTAACAAG GTTGGCTGAGGTGGCTtttgaaagtgatgggaaaaacccAG CAAGTTTACCGGGGGTCACGCTGTGTTGGCAGAGCGAGGAGTTCGTGGTGACGCAGCAGTGCGCTCCCTGCCAGAGTTTTCAGGCG AAAACAGTGCCAGAATGCAGTGCGACGGGCTTCGTTGAGCAAATCAACTGCAGCGACTCCAAGAAGGGCGAATTCAAGAG ccggTGGCCGTGCttcctgggctga
- the JTB gene encoding protein JTB isoform X2: MMGPRWRLAVAAILGFVVPAPGLAEVAFESDGKNPASLPGVTLCWQSEEFVVTQQCAPCQSFQAKTVPECSATGFVEQINCSDSKKGEFKSCRSIEMEARVFWKFEGAMLGLVAIFALLVVCRQRVLDRKALEKVRKQIESI; this comes from the exons ATGATGGGGCCAAGATGGCGTCTGGCTGTGGCTGCGATTTTGGGGTTCGTCGTTCCAGCCCCCGG GTTGGCTGAGGTGGCTtttgaaagtgatgggaaaaacccAG CAAGTTTACCGGGGGTCACGCTGTGTTGGCAGAGCGAGGAGTTCGTGGTGACGCAGCAGTGCGCTCCCTGCCAGAGTTTTCAGGCG AAAACAGTGCCAGAATGCAGTGCGACGGGCTTCGTTGAGCAAATCAACTGCAGCGACTCCAAGAAGGGCGAATTCAAGAG CTGCCGTTCCATCGAGATGGAGGCGCGCGTCTTCTGGAAGTTCGAGGGCGCCATGCTGGGCTTGGTGGCCATCTTCGCCCTGCTGGTGGTGTGTCGGCAACGGGTGCTGGACCGCAAAGCACTGGAGAAAGTGCGCAAGCAGATCGAGTCCATCTAG
- the CREB3L4 gene encoding cyclic AMP-responsive element-binding protein 3-like protein 4 — protein sequence MESNDSSLLDGLFEGQEEQVPGGAFSAAEPKLSFLLQDHAYGCVPEKTYEAWAPSGAQGPPNDSETEDLLQFLINPNDIYDLRSPVTSPESDSGISDDPHVDAPRRNELSPTDLSPDVIYEVICDTGTAEEATEPAHVFSKPLGNQTSLSILPEACVVSEGSLAFLENGIRFHMADIPRVQDSFVQLPLPGLYLTEEERHLLGQEGVLVHRNLPLTKTEERILKKVRRKIRNKQSAQDSRRRKKEYIDGLESRVAACSVQNQELRKKVQELETHNVSLLGQLQKLQGLIKQTSTKAAQTSICLVILMFSLGLLILPSFSSLLGGTQISRDGYKPAGVISRHILNKGGLSDPEEPISANNPELPRTQMEQLQDGPAASDGERATVDNSEAAEERVISNTSDPGSLGDSQAEPKEGLLADSIRPKPGQDPTKQMHTDEM from the exons atggagtccaacgaCTCCAGTCTCTTGGACGGTCTCTTTGAGGGGCAGGAAGAACAGGTCCCCGGCGGTGCCTTCTCTGCAGCAGAGCCCAAACTCAGCTTCTTGCTTCAAGACCACGCTTACGGATGTGTTCCAGAGAAAACGTATGAAGCCTGGGCACCCAGCGGGGCACAG GGTCCTCCAAACGACAGTGAGACAGAAGATCTCTTACAGTTCCTGATCAACCCAAACGACATTTATGATTTGAGGAGTCCCGTTACCTCCCCAGAGAGCGACAGCGGGATCTCTGATGATCCCCATGTGGACGCACCCCGGCGAAACGAGCTCAGCCCCACAGACCTGTCCCCTGACGTCATTTATGAGGTTATCTGTGACACGGGCACAGCGGAGGAGGCGACAGAGCCTGCTCATGTCTTCTCTAAACCCTTAG GGAACCAGACATCTCTGTCGATACTCCCTGAGGCCTGTGTTGTGAGCGAGGGGTCACTGGCCTTCTTGGAGAACGGGATCAGATTCCACATGGCAGACATTCCCAGGGTTCAG GATTCTTTCGTTCAGCTGCCCCTCCCAGGCCTGTACTTGACAGAGGAAGAGAGACACCTCCTTGGCCAGGAAGGGGTCTTGGTGCACAGAAACCTCCCCCTCACCAAG ACGGAGGAACGGATCCTGAAGAAAGTGCGGAGGAAAATTCGGAACAAACAGTCGGCACAGGACAGCCGACGACGCAAGAAGGAATACATTGACGGGCTGGAGAGCCG GGTGGCAGCCTGTTCGGTGCAGAACCAGGAACTGAGGAAGAAAGTGCAGGAACTGGAGACGCACAATGT GTCCCTGCTGGGTCAGCTTCAGAAACTGCAAGGACTCATCAAACAAACCTCCACTAAGGCAGCCCAGACCAGCATCTGCCTCGTG ATCCTCATGTTCTCCCTGGGACTTCTCATCCTGCCCAGTTTCAGCTCGCTTCTCGGTGGGACTCAGATTAGCCGGGATGGCTACAAACCCGCTGGAG TGATATCCCGACACATCCTGAACAAAGGAGGGTTGTCTGATCCAGAGGAGCCCATCAGCGCCAACAACCCAGAACTGCCTCGCACTCAAATGGAGCAGCTGCAGGATGGCCCTGCCGCCAGCGATGGGGAGCGAGCCACCGTTGATAACTCCGAAGCAGCTGAGGAGAGGGTTATTTCAAACACGTCTGATCCAGGGTCACTGGGGGACTCCCAAGCAGAACCAAAAGAAGGTTTGTTGGCTGACTCGATAAGGCCCAAGCCAGGGCAAGACCCAACCAAGCAAATGCACACGGATGAGATGTAA
- the LOC133375182 gene encoding cocaine- and amphetamine-regulated transcript protein-like produces MDRCHFSFLLCVILVARMSFAVAGRAPQEFPFKHSYQEHEKELLDELQEVLEKLQHKKVSTWEKKFNQVPKCSFGDMCAVRKGARIGKLCDCPRGSACNAFLLKCL; encoded by the exons ATGGATCGGTGCCACTTCAGCTTCCTGCTGTGTGTGATTTTGGTGGCGCGCATGAGCTTTGCCGTGGCTGGCCGGGCACCCCAGGAGTTTCCTTTCAAGCACTCCTACCAGGAGCACGAGAAGGAACTG CTGGATGAGCTTCAGGAAGTACTGGAGAAACTGCAACACAAGAAGGTCTCCACCTGGGAGAAGAAATTCAACCAAGTTCCCAAG TGCTCCTTTGGCGACATGTGTGCAGTCAGGAAAGGCGCCCGGATTGGCAAACTCTGCGACTGCCCCCGCGGATCCGCCTGCAACGCTTTCCTCCTCAAGTGCTTGTGA
- the JTB gene encoding protein JTB isoform X1, producing the protein MSMLLLYREGYMTILLLLSLLLFTLVSHFIHKKKPQSDLTRLAEVAFESDGKNPASLPGVTLCWQSEEFVVTQQCAPCQSFQAKTVPECSATGFVEQINCSDSKKGEFKSCRSIEMEARVFWKFEGAMLGLVAIFALLVVCRQRVLDRKALEKVRKQIESI; encoded by the exons ATGAGTATGTTATTGTTATATAGGGAGGGATATATGACTATATTATTACTACTATCACTGTTATTATTTACACTTGTCAGTCACTTTATACACAAGAAGAAGCCTCAAAGTGACTTAACAAG GTTGGCTGAGGTGGCTtttgaaagtgatgggaaaaacccAG CAAGTTTACCGGGGGTCACGCTGTGTTGGCAGAGCGAGGAGTTCGTGGTGACGCAGCAGTGCGCTCCCTGCCAGAGTTTTCAGGCG AAAACAGTGCCAGAATGCAGTGCGACGGGCTTCGTTGAGCAAATCAACTGCAGCGACTCCAAGAAGGGCGAATTCAAGAG CTGCCGTTCCATCGAGATGGAGGCGCGCGTCTTCTGGAAGTTCGAGGGCGCCATGCTGGGCTTGGTGGCCATCTTCGCCCTGCTGGTGGTGTGTCGGCAACGGGTGCTGGACCGCAAAGCACTGGAGAAAGTGCGCAAGCAGATCGAGTCCATCTAG